The following proteins are encoded in a genomic region of Leptospira fainei serovar Hurstbridge str. BUT 6:
- a CDS encoding LIC_11090 family protein, translating to MLNKGLLLVILLTFGIQSAEAAFKQYAFVSLICTCNHASKAETHNSDPEDDYFVSKTDSSSSTLSVEQSRTLPDCHSVKDKQSEHECACKKHEKSYENPGFSFQFLNERSDINLVPNRIDSATIIASDIPLLSGYQGNPFRPPHHQS from the coding sequence ATGTTAAACAAGGGTTTACTACTAGTGATTCTGCTGACCTTCGGCATTCAATCCGCCGAAGCTGCGTTCAAACAGTATGCGTTTGTAAGCTTGATTTGTACTTGTAATCATGCCTCGAAAGCGGAGACTCACAACTCCGACCCTGAGGACGACTACTTCGTTTCAAAGACGGATTCATCCTCGTCAACTCTTTCGGTCGAGCAATCTCGGACGCTTCCCGATTGTCATTCCGTAAAAGATAAACAATCCGAGCACGAGTGTGCCTGTAAAAAACACGAGAAGAGCTACGAAAATCCCGGTTTTTCTTTTCAATTTTTAAACGAAAGATCGGATATAAATTTAGTTCCAAATAGGATCGATTCGGCAACCATAATCGCTTCCGACATTCCTTTACTATCCGGTTACCAAGGGAATCCATTTCGTCCGCCTCACCATCAATCTTAA
- a CDS encoding YncE family protein, translating into MSLYAKISASLLAFYAFSVGCTVTKAGEYNKSATLLDLLAAAQTQAYVYISNSSSSSFGINPIQAQIGGGFLPLQEVSSSVRPAGLVASGIGTGHVLSTLSNSNIVQIIQVAVEQTILKTIPVGMNPVEVVVDPNNTDHHWTMNNGNASGIDSILCSSEANPNVSSISVVHDDPDPVIIAYIHASICLGKGAHKVAFQTVSPFLALVTNQSDNTVSVIDDDSNSPTFLGSPGINPPDTNGAILRTITVGTSPLNIAYSSFMNLFYVYNTGAGTISVIDPNGNAGTGALLGSSLTVGSGYTVMKTDVTGRYLILSGTDITTSGSLAYGILRVLDLADPTGATFGFIRVPKAGFSDFQQSPDGKRLFVASAVSGTSTQIASINSNAFYIFESSYLLNPNLVRTATVGLSDQPYRTFSINAMGGSVKNLFVPNFSDGTVTIIDGMSYNPLTTVLVNGNPTYTTIFQPGGADALGGMGGMGGMSGM; encoded by the coding sequence ATGTCACTCTATGCAAAAATTAGCGCTTCGCTGCTTGCATTCTATGCTTTTAGCGTAGGATGCACTGTGACGAAAGCGGGGGAATATAATAAATCCGCTACTCTTCTCGATTTATTAGCAGCCGCTCAAACACAGGCATACGTTTATATCTCCAATTCAAGTAGTTCTTCCTTCGGTATTAATCCGATACAGGCTCAGATAGGAGGAGGATTTCTGCCTTTACAGGAAGTCTCGTCCTCCGTCCGACCGGCAGGATTAGTAGCTTCCGGAATAGGGACAGGACATGTTCTTTCTACTTTATCAAATTCGAATATAGTACAGATTATTCAAGTAGCAGTCGAACAGACGATCCTAAAAACGATTCCTGTGGGAATGAATCCGGTCGAAGTCGTCGTAGATCCGAATAATACCGATCATCATTGGACGATGAATAACGGAAACGCATCCGGAATCGATTCGATATTATGCTCCTCGGAAGCGAATCCGAACGTATCGTCGATTTCAGTCGTGCACGACGATCCGGATCCTGTCATCATCGCATATATTCACGCTTCTATTTGCCTAGGAAAAGGGGCGCACAAAGTAGCCTTCCAAACAGTTTCACCTTTCCTGGCGCTTGTCACCAATCAATCGGACAATACGGTATCGGTCATAGACGACGATTCAAACTCACCCACATTCTTAGGATCACCTGGAATAAACCCTCCGGATACAAACGGAGCTATCTTAAGGACAATCACAGTCGGAACTTCCCCGTTAAATATTGCATATTCGTCATTTATGAATTTGTTTTATGTATACAACACCGGTGCAGGCACAATCTCCGTGATCGACCCTAACGGAAACGCCGGAACCGGGGCCTTACTGGGATCTTCGCTTACTGTGGGCTCCGGATATACCGTAATGAAAACGGATGTGACGGGTCGATACTTGATACTGTCCGGCACCGACATAACGACCTCCGGATCTTTAGCCTACGGAATATTAAGAGTTCTTGATTTAGCGGACCCCACCGGTGCAACATTCGGTTTTATTCGAGTCCCCAAAGCGGGCTTCTCGGATTTTCAGCAATCGCCCGATGGAAAAAGACTCTTTGTAGCCTCTGCAGTTTCGGGGACATCCACCCAAATTGCTTCGATCAACTCGAATGCATTCTATATTTTCGAAAGCTCGTATCTTCTAAATCCGAACCTAGTTCGGACCGCGACAGTCGGACTTTCCGATCAACCATACAGAACGTTTTCGATAAACGCGATGGGAGGCTCAGTAAAGAATCTTTTTGTTCCGAATTTCAGCGACGGAACCGTAACGATTATTGATGGAATGAGTTACAACCCCTTAACGACCGTTTTAGTAAACGGTAACCCCACCTACACCACGATCTTCCAACCGGGTGGCGCGGATGCGTTAGGCGGAATGGGTGGAATGGGAGGCATGAGTGGAATGTAA
- a CDS encoding transporter has protein sequence MECNIAFSNRIDFIFKQARKVILVSLIFGGTILTAQEGILDEIFGNTGSRKKPPKTSSEIKKKESENSEGSKSAEISEEKESPPEPKKDSSLRDIHDSPGTSTLKESGKDPITVEKKGYGHSEKHGSDHLLEAPSGLMGTHTHTPGSIMVEYRYMLMNMSGLYQGANKIDPVLPLILPHQTTANGNIAGLATNPSPSGNSTYMMTPTQMNMEMHMATVMGAITENLTVMAMIPFIRNSMEMLNAGSYLKTYMSAQGVGDIQGRISYRTMHKENHSLLLSLGLSLPTGSIDQQDFMAPGLPRIKVPYGMQPGTGTYNPSPGLTYTGKWETIFWGAQASANLRDGKNANGYKFGNRYEASLWIGIKFKDWISFIGRVQFDKWENISGLDQNLPLTMNPQNDPEKQGGRRTIAYAGTNIKLPLISDLETRINFEYGVPIQQHLNGPQLGLKSAFNVSAQALF, from the coding sequence GTGGAATGTAATATTGCTTTCTCAAATCGAATCGACTTCATTTTTAAGCAAGCTCGGAAAGTAATTTTGGTTTCCCTGATATTCGGCGGTACGATTCTCACCGCACAAGAGGGAATTCTGGACGAAATTTTCGGAAATACGGGAAGTCGTAAAAAACCGCCCAAAACTTCTTCGGAAATTAAGAAGAAAGAATCCGAAAATTCGGAAGGAAGCAAATCTGCAGAAATTTCCGAAGAAAAGGAATCCCCGCCCGAACCGAAAAAAGATTCCTCACTTAGAGACATCCACGACTCCCCGGGCACTTCAACATTGAAGGAAAGCGGTAAGGATCCGATAACAGTCGAGAAAAAAGGATACGGACATTCCGAAAAACACGGCTCCGATCATCTATTAGAAGCCCCATCCGGATTAATGGGAACTCATACTCATACGCCCGGATCCATTATGGTAGAATATCGATATATGCTAATGAATATGTCGGGCTTGTATCAAGGCGCGAATAAGATAGATCCTGTGTTGCCGCTTATACTTCCTCACCAAACGACTGCGAACGGTAATATTGCCGGATTGGCGACAAACCCCTCGCCGTCGGGCAATTCGACTTACATGATGACTCCGACCCAAATGAATATGGAAATGCATATGGCGACCGTCATGGGAGCGATTACTGAAAACCTTACCGTAATGGCAATGATTCCTTTTATTAGGAACAGCATGGAAATGTTAAACGCAGGTAGTTATTTAAAAACTTATATGAGTGCGCAGGGAGTAGGAGACATCCAAGGTAGAATATCCTATCGAACTATGCATAAGGAGAATCATTCACTTCTTTTGAGTCTCGGCTTGAGTCTTCCGACAGGCTCCATCGATCAACAGGACTTCATGGCGCCCGGATTACCGCGAATAAAAGTCCCGTACGGCATGCAGCCTGGAACCGGGACATATAATCCGTCTCCCGGATTAACGTACACCGGTAAATGGGAAACCATATTCTGGGGCGCGCAGGCTTCGGCCAATTTACGAGACGGGAAAAACGCAAACGGATATAAATTCGGGAATCGTTATGAAGCTTCGCTTTGGATCGGAATTAAATTTAAAGATTGGATTTCGTTTATAGGAAGAGTGCAGTTCGATAAATGGGAAAACATATCCGGCCTAGATCAGAACTTGCCGCTGACGATGAATCCGCAAAACGATCCCGAAAAACAAGGGGGTAGAAGAACGATCGCTTACGCAGGAACAAATATTAAACTTCCTTTAATTTCCGATCTTGAAACTAGAATCAATTTTGAATACGGAGTTCCGATTCAACAACATTTGAACGGTCCTCAACTTGGATTAAAATCCGCATTTAACGTATCGGCGCAGGCATTATTTTAA